The following proteins are encoded in a genomic region of Musa acuminata AAA Group cultivar baxijiao chromosome BXJ2-11, Cavendish_Baxijiao_AAA, whole genome shotgun sequence:
- the LOC103971687 gene encoding ras-related protein RABC2a, with amino-acid sequence MGSSSGPGHGYDYAFKILLIGDSGVGKSSLLVSFISNHLADDLSPTIGVDFKIKHLAVGDEKLKLTIWDTAGQERFRTLTSSYYRGSQGIILVYDVTKRETFTNLADVWVKEVELYSTNRNCVKVLVGNKVDKEADRMVTREEGISFANEYGCLFIECSAKTRANVEKCFEELALKIMEVPILVEEGSVPVKRNILKQKQEQHAHQGGCCS; translated from the exons ATGGGTTCGTCGTCGGGGCCGGGGCATGGGTACGATTACGCCTTCAAGATACTCTTGATCGGGGACTCCGGGGTGGGCAAGAGCAGCCTCCTCGTCTCTTTCATCTCCAACCACCTCGCGGACGATCTCTCCCCCACCATCG GTGTCGATTTTAAAATCAAGCATCTTGCTGTTGGTGATGAGAAGTTGAAGCTGACGATATGGGACACTG CTGGACAGGAGAGGTTTAGGACATTGACTAGTTCTTATTATAGAGGTTCTCAAGGAATAATTCTCG TTTATGATGTGACAAAGCGAGAGACTTTTACCAATCTGGCTGATGTATGGGTCAAGGAAGTAGAATTATACTCAACAAACCGCAACTGTGTCAAAGTGCTTGTTGGAAATAAAGTTGACAAG GAGGCTGATAGGATGGTGACCAGAGAAGAGGGGATTTCCTTTGCCAATGAGTATGGGTGTTTGTTTATTGAGTGCAGTGCAAAAACAAGAGCCAATGTGGAGAAATGTTTTGAAGAACTGGCATTGAAG ATTATGGAAGTTCCTATACTGGTGGAGGAAGGATCAGTTCCAGTTAAAAGGAATATTCTGAAACAAAAACAGGAACAACATGCACACCAAGGAGGCTGTTGCTCATGA